A DNA window from Drosophila pseudoobscura strain MV-25-SWS-2005 chromosome 2, UCI_Dpse_MV25, whole genome shotgun sequence contains the following coding sequences:
- the LOC117183393 gene encoding chymotrypsin-2-like has translation MLMNFTRCALGLTVVVVAVALPTAAFPQGTAELLFTGWGSQSVAGTLPVQLQRVQQQHITSQVCSTLLAAYEDVELGACHVCGFRQANIGACHGDSGGPLVYEGTLVGILNFFVPCAQGVPDLFMNVMYYRDWIRQTMSGNGKCSQVHKQQIG, from the coding sequence ATGTTAATGAACTTCACACGCTGCGCACTCGGCCTGACCGTGGTCgtcgtggctgtggctctgcccACTGCAGCCTTTCCCCAGGGTACAGCGGAGCTCCTCTTCACCGGCTGGGGGTCACAGTCGGTGGCTGGTACTCTTCCCGTTCAGCTGCAGCgtgtccagcagcagcacatcaCCAGCCAGGTCTGCTCGACCCTGCTCGCCGCCTACGAGGATGTGGAGCTGGGCGCCTGCCATGTGTGTGGTTTTCGTCAGGCGAACATTGGCGCCTGTCATGGCGACTCGGGCGGACCTCTGGTCTACGAGGGAACCTTGGTGGGGATTCTCAACTTCTTTGTGCCGTGCGCCCAAGGGGTGCCCGATCTTTTCATGAATGTCATGTACTACAGAGACTGGATCCGGCAGACCATGAGTGGCAATGGAAAGTGTTCCCAGGTCCATAAGCAGCAAATTGgctaa